The following are encoded in a window of Spea bombifrons isolate aSpeBom1 chromosome 2, aSpeBom1.2.pri, whole genome shotgun sequence genomic DNA:
- the WDTC1 gene encoding WD and tetratricopeptide repeats protein 1 isoform X1, which yields MAKVNIAQDIIHRQIKERGAQSFQRRHHVTDPFIRRLGLEAELQGHTGCVNCLEWNEKGNLLASGSDDQHMMLWDPFHHKKLLSMHTGHTANIFSVKFLPHSDDRILITGAADAKVHVHDVNSRETLHVFSEHTNRVKRIATAPMWPNTFWSAGEDGLIRQYDLRESSTHSEVLIDLTEYCGQLVEAKCVSVSPQDNNCLAVGASGPFVRLYDIRMIHSHRKNLLQTQSGLHTFCSRQKPIPEGAAQYYVAGHLPIKLPDYNNRLRVLVATYVTFSPDGTELLVNMGGEQVYLFDLTFKQRPCTFLLPKSHHHTSGEVQNGKTSTNGIHLYSNGLRVNESKNLVGSLSELPPHLEKVKQKANDAFARQQWSRAIELYSQAVQRAPRSAMLYGNRAAAYMKRKWDGDHYDALRDCLQALALNPAHLKAHFRLARCLFELRYVSEALECLEEFKIKFPEQAQSSACDALDRDIRVALFSKTDNQEDKKGNSVRLRSAGRKDSLSEDELLLRERSLDYKHRYCGHCNTTTDIKEASFLGSNAQYIVSGSDDGSFFIWEKDTCALIRVLQGDESIVNCLQPHPSYCFLATSGIDPVVRLWSPRPESEGPDRRVVQDMESACQANQRRMNADPLEVMLLNMGYRITGLSGSNPGTDDGGSDDEDTAEGQVQCRPS from the exons ATGGCCAAAGTCAATATAGCTCAGGACATAATCCACAGGCAAATCAAG gagAGAGGAGCACAGAGTTTCCAGAGACGTCACCATGTGACTGATCCCTTTATCCGTCGTTTAGGACTGGAAGCGGAGCTACAG GGTCACACTGGCTGCGTTAATTGCCTGGAATGGAATGAGAAAGGAAA TTTGCTGGCTTCTGGCTCTGACGACCAGCATATGATGCTCTGGGATCCATTTCATCACAAGAAGCTTCTGTCTATGCATACAGGACATACAGCTAACATCTTCTCTGTCAAG TTCCTTCCACACTCTGATGACCGCATCTTGATAACTGGAGCAGCAGATGCCAAGGTCCATGTACATGATGTCAACTCTAGGGAGACCCTCCATGTTTTCTCTGAACACACTAACCGTGTTAAACGCATTGCCACTGCCCCCATGTGGCCCAACACCTTCTGGAGTGCAGGGGAAGATGGCCTCATTCG GCAGTACGACCTACGGGAGAGCAGCACACACTCTGAGGTCCTGATTGATCTAACAGAGTACTGTGGCCAGCTTGTCGAGGCCAAGTGCGTAAGCGTGAGCCCTCAAGACAATAATTGTTTGGCAGTGGGTGCCAGTGGACCCTTTGTCAGACTTTATGATATCCGCATGATCCACAGCCACAG aAAGAATCTCCTGCAGACCCAGTCTGGGCTTCACACCTTCTGCTCACGACAAAAGCCTATTCCTGAAGGAGCTGCACAGTACTATGTGGCAG GTCACCTTCCCATCAAGCTCCCGGATTATAACAACCGGCTACGTGTCCTCGTAGCCACATATGTAACCTTCAGCCCGGATGGGACAGAGTTACTTGTGAATATGGGTGGGGAGCAG GTTTACCTGTTCGACCTGACATTCAAGCAGAGGCCGTGTACTTTCCTGCTGCCCAAATCCCACCACCATACATCAGGAG AAGTCCAGAATGGGAAAACGTCCACCAATGGAATTCACCTGTACAGTAACGGTTTACGAGTGAATGAGTCCAAGAACCTTGTGGG ATCATTATCTGAACTACCTCCGCACCTGGAGAAAGTAAAACAGAAAGCCAACGATGCATTTGCTCGACAACAGTGGAGTCGGGCAATAGAGCTATACAGCCAGGCTGTACAGAGAGCCCCACGTAGTGCCATGCTATACGGAAACCGTGCCGCCGCTTACATGAAACGGAAGTG GGATGGTGATCATTATGATGCTCTGCGTGACTGCCTGCAAGCCCTGGCTCTGAACCCAGCTCACCTGAAGGCCCACTTCCGATTAGCTCGCTGTCTGTTTGAGCTTCGTTATGTGTCGGAAGCACTGGAGTGTTTGGAGGAGTTCAAGATCAAGTTCCCTGAGCAGGCACAGAGTAGTGCATGTGATGCTCTGGACAGAGACATCAGGGTGGCCCTGTTCTCCAAGACTGACAACC AGGAAGATAAAAAAGGAAACTCTGTTCGCTTGCGATCTGCGGGAAGAAAGGATTCCCTTTCAGAGGATGAGCTACTGCTGAGAGAAAGAAGTTTAGATTATAAGCACAGATATTGTGGTCACTGTAACACCACTACTGATATAAAGGAAGCTAGTTTCCTGGGAAG caatgCCCAGTACATTGTTAGTGGTTCGGATGATGGATCGTTCTTCATCTGGGAAAAAGACACTTGTGCTCTCATCCGTGTCCTTCAGGGCGATGAATCTATTGTTAACTGTCTACAGCCACATCCCAGCTACTGCTTCCTGGCCACCAGCGGCATTGATCCTGTTGTCCGACTCTGGAGCCCACGGCCCGAG AGTGAGGGTCCAGACCGGCGTGTGGTGCAGGATATGGAGAGTGCATGCCAAGCTAACCAGCGGAGGATGAACGCAGACCCTTTGGAGGTGATGCTTCTGAACATGGGATATAGAATCACTGGACTGAGTGGAAGCAATCCAGGGACTGATGATGGGGGATCAGACGATGAGGATACTGCAGAGGGACAAGTGCAGTGTCGGCCCAGCTAA
- the WDTC1 gene encoding WD and tetratricopeptide repeats protein 1 isoform X2, translated as MMLWDPFHHKKLLSMHTGHTANIFSVKFLPHSDDRILITGAADAKVHVHDVNSRETLHVFSEHTNRVKRIATAPMWPNTFWSAGEDGLIRQYDLRESSTHSEVLIDLTEYCGQLVEAKCVSVSPQDNNCLAVGASGPFVRLYDIRMIHSHRKNLLQTQSGLHTFCSRQKPIPEGAAQYYVAGHLPIKLPDYNNRLRVLVATYVTFSPDGTELLVNMGGEQVYLFDLTFKQRPCTFLLPKSHHHTSGEVQNGKTSTNGIHLYSNGLRVNESKNLVGSLSELPPHLEKVKQKANDAFARQQWSRAIELYSQAVQRAPRSAMLYGNRAAAYMKRKWDGDHYDALRDCLQALALNPAHLKAHFRLARCLFELRYVSEALECLEEFKIKFPEQAQSSACDALDRDIRVALFSKTDNQEDKKGNSVRLRSAGRKDSLSEDELLLRERSLDYKHRYCGHCNTTTDIKEASFLGSNAQYIVSGSDDGSFFIWEKDTCALIRVLQGDESIVNCLQPHPSYCFLATSGIDPVVRLWSPRPESEGPDRRVVQDMESACQANQRRMNADPLEVMLLNMGYRITGLSGSNPGTDDGGSDDEDTAEGQVQCRPS; from the exons ATGATGCTCTGGGATCCATTTCATCACAAGAAGCTTCTGTCTATGCATACAGGACATACAGCTAACATCTTCTCTGTCAAG TTCCTTCCACACTCTGATGACCGCATCTTGATAACTGGAGCAGCAGATGCCAAGGTCCATGTACATGATGTCAACTCTAGGGAGACCCTCCATGTTTTCTCTGAACACACTAACCGTGTTAAACGCATTGCCACTGCCCCCATGTGGCCCAACACCTTCTGGAGTGCAGGGGAAGATGGCCTCATTCG GCAGTACGACCTACGGGAGAGCAGCACACACTCTGAGGTCCTGATTGATCTAACAGAGTACTGTGGCCAGCTTGTCGAGGCCAAGTGCGTAAGCGTGAGCCCTCAAGACAATAATTGTTTGGCAGTGGGTGCCAGTGGACCCTTTGTCAGACTTTATGATATCCGCATGATCCACAGCCACAG aAAGAATCTCCTGCAGACCCAGTCTGGGCTTCACACCTTCTGCTCACGACAAAAGCCTATTCCTGAAGGAGCTGCACAGTACTATGTGGCAG GTCACCTTCCCATCAAGCTCCCGGATTATAACAACCGGCTACGTGTCCTCGTAGCCACATATGTAACCTTCAGCCCGGATGGGACAGAGTTACTTGTGAATATGGGTGGGGAGCAG GTTTACCTGTTCGACCTGACATTCAAGCAGAGGCCGTGTACTTTCCTGCTGCCCAAATCCCACCACCATACATCAGGAG AAGTCCAGAATGGGAAAACGTCCACCAATGGAATTCACCTGTACAGTAACGGTTTACGAGTGAATGAGTCCAAGAACCTTGTGGG ATCATTATCTGAACTACCTCCGCACCTGGAGAAAGTAAAACAGAAAGCCAACGATGCATTTGCTCGACAACAGTGGAGTCGGGCAATAGAGCTATACAGCCAGGCTGTACAGAGAGCCCCACGTAGTGCCATGCTATACGGAAACCGTGCCGCCGCTTACATGAAACGGAAGTG GGATGGTGATCATTATGATGCTCTGCGTGACTGCCTGCAAGCCCTGGCTCTGAACCCAGCTCACCTGAAGGCCCACTTCCGATTAGCTCGCTGTCTGTTTGAGCTTCGTTATGTGTCGGAAGCACTGGAGTGTTTGGAGGAGTTCAAGATCAAGTTCCCTGAGCAGGCACAGAGTAGTGCATGTGATGCTCTGGACAGAGACATCAGGGTGGCCCTGTTCTCCAAGACTGACAACC AGGAAGATAAAAAAGGAAACTCTGTTCGCTTGCGATCTGCGGGAAGAAAGGATTCCCTTTCAGAGGATGAGCTACTGCTGAGAGAAAGAAGTTTAGATTATAAGCACAGATATTGTGGTCACTGTAACACCACTACTGATATAAAGGAAGCTAGTTTCCTGGGAAG caatgCCCAGTACATTGTTAGTGGTTCGGATGATGGATCGTTCTTCATCTGGGAAAAAGACACTTGTGCTCTCATCCGTGTCCTTCAGGGCGATGAATCTATTGTTAACTGTCTACAGCCACATCCCAGCTACTGCTTCCTGGCCACCAGCGGCATTGATCCTGTTGTCCGACTCTGGAGCCCACGGCCCGAG AGTGAGGGTCCAGACCGGCGTGTGGTGCAGGATATGGAGAGTGCATGCCAAGCTAACCAGCGGAGGATGAACGCAGACCCTTTGGAGGTGATGCTTCTGAACATGGGATATAGAATCACTGGACTGAGTGGAAGCAATCCAGGGACTGATGATGGGGGATCAGACGATGAGGATACTGCAGAGGGACAAGTGCAGTGTCGGCCCAGCTAA